Proteins encoded together in one Octopus sinensis unplaced genomic scaffold, ASM634580v1 Contig11651, whole genome shotgun sequence window:
- the LOC115229033 gene encoding solute carrier family 2, facilitated glucose transporter member 5-like, with translation MAITILTFCPESPRWLLMKGRDTKAYEALRKLRKNGNLRLEFDELVNEQNSTTCKPVSIWTVLRKKEFRYPIKIIFVVFFVQQFSGINMILAFSNNIYRNVGLSDENVQYAIIGSGASLLLSSCIAAPFIDTIGRKKLLIYPLAIMILMLIMETIALVYKIYILAIVCLYIYMMSFDISLGVIPQSLMVEYFQQDARSAASSIGVFISSSSNFAALWLFKPVIENEQIKNYVFVIFIVLCSISLVFLQIYVVETVNRKFEDINRDLKKHLNNHNTSQL, from the exons ATGGCGATTACCATTCTTACATTTTGCCCAGAGAGTCCACGTTGGCTACTAATGAAAGGACGAGACACAAAAGCATATGAAG CGCTTAGAAAACTTCGCAAAAACGGAAATTTAAGGCTTGAGTTTGATGAGTTAGTGAACGAACAAAACTCAACAACTTGTAAGCCTGTCAGCATTTGGACTGTTCTCAGGAAAAAAGAATTCCGTTAtccaattaaaataattttcgtCGTATTTTTTGTCCAGCAGTTTTCAGGAATAAACATG ATTTTGGCATTCTCGAacaatatatacagaaatgtgGGTCTTAGTGACGAAAACGTACAATATGCAATCATCGGATCTGGAGCATCTCTTCTTCTATCTTCTTGCATTGCT GCTCCTTTTATTGACACTATTGGTAGAAAAAAATTGCTGATTTACCCATTAGCCATAATGATTTTGATGCTAATAATGGAAACGATTGCACTCGTTTATAAAATCTACATTCTAGCGattgtatgcttatatatctacATGATGTCATTTGATATCAGTCTTGGTGTCATTCCCCAATCACTCATGGTCGAATATTTCCAACAGGACGCTCGTTCGGCGGCTTCCTCTATTGGTgtttttatatcatcatcttccAATTTTGCTGCGTTGTGGTTGTTTAAGCCAgttattgaaaat gaacaaattaaaaattatgtttttgtaatttttatagttttatgttcTATAAGTTTGGTATTTCTCCAAATTTATGTTGTTGAAACTGTAAATCGTAAATTCGAGGATATAAATcgagatttaaaaaaacatttaaacaatCATAATACTAGTCAACTGTAA